TTAAAATGTTAAATAACGcttattacaaaattaaatgacatacaTATATTTTCCTTTTGGTTAAGTGTGTATTGGacaatatatatgcatttttataattatgattaaatttgtttattttggaGTATATTATATACTTTCCATAAGTGTGGTTTTCTTTTGGGCATAAGATTTAAGACAAATAGTGTTTAGTTGTGTTATTTTGTACTTTGGCTAAAAATGATATTACTCACTTATTGTGGGAAggcaaaaaaaaatgactcacttataatGAGAAATACCCCTGCTTGGCCTATAGAAATTCTTCTTTTGTTGAAAGTAAATGATATGCAATGCATTAATTTAACGCAATCTCAAAATTCAATCTTCTATAGAGAAGTACTATGAAACTGACAAATGCATATTTGAGACTGGACTATGCTCTAGCCATATTTACCATTTCCTTTCACatgtaatgcattcaaatagttCTATGGTACAAACTACTTCATCGCTGTGCATTGTCTATTTTAGGAGGGAGACTTTCAATCACCTCGCAAGCTGGCTTGAAGATGCTAAGCAGCATGCAAATCCAAATATGACAATCATACTtgtaggaaataaaagtgatcTTGCTCAAAGGAGAGCAGTAAGCAAAGAGGAAGGAGAACAGTTTGCAAAAGAAAATGGACTTCTGTTCCTGGAGGCATCCGCAAGAACAGCGCAAAATGTAGAGGAGGTACTTCAAAACCCAAAATAACAACCCTTTTGTGCCATGTTACTTCCGCATTATAATAGTAATTTTGGTTTCCTTTTACTTCTTATTGTAATTTCTGTCTAGGCTTTCACTAACACGGCCACCAAGATACTTCAGAAGATCCAGGAAGGTGTTTTTGACGTGTCAAACGAGGTTAGTCACTGATTAATATTGCTGTGCATCATTCATCGAGAGTGTGATTGCTCGTTGTGTGATTGTTTTTCATATTAGATCATCTTAAATAGGAAGGTGGTGTAGAAATATATAATGTGTGTGAGTTCTTATCTGATGCTCGTGGCTAAGAACTTGACATATATACGAAGGGATATATCTGTAGTCTTCTTGGATAGCTCAATAGCAAAACTAACAAAAGGATATGCGTTTGACAAAATTTCAGTCGTCGGGTATCAAAATTGGGTACGGGCGCACCCAAGGTCCAACAGGTGGAAGAGATGGAGCCGTAGCTCAACGAGGCGGATGC
This DNA window, taken from Salvia splendens isolate huo1 chromosome 18, SspV2, whole genome shotgun sequence, encodes the following:
- the LOC121777140 gene encoding ras-related protein RABB1b-like; this translates as MSYDYLFKYIIIGDTGVGKSCLLLQFTDKRFQPVHDLTIGVEFGARMVTIEGRPIKLQIWDTAGQESFRSITRSYYRGAAGALLVYDITRRETFNHLASWLEDAKQHANPNMTIILVGNKSDLAQRRAVSKEEGEQFAKENGLLFLEASARTAQNVEEAFTNTATKILQKIQEGVFDVSNESSGIKIGYGRTQGPTGGRDGAVAQRGGCCS